From the genome of Streptomyces sp. NBC_01775, one region includes:
- a CDS encoding type II toxin-antitoxin system PemK/MazF family toxin, which produces MTPLARGQVRRVRLATKSRAVVIVESDAALEALPGTAVCMMIDETEGAPDTVVTIPLTRPVRGAAVAVDLTALTDKRLRDGEFLGTVDAETMNRISAALRVTLDLH; this is translated from the coding sequence GTGACGCCCCTCGCCCGCGGACAGGTCCGGCGCGTCCGGCTGGCAACCAAGAGCCGGGCCGTGGTCATCGTCGAATCGGACGCCGCCCTCGAAGCCCTGCCCGGCACCGCCGTGTGCATGATGATCGACGAGACCGAGGGCGCCCCGGACACCGTCGTCACCATCCCCCTGACCCGCCCGGTGCGCGGCGCCGCCGTCGCCGTCGACCTCACCGCCCTGACCGACAAGCGGCTGAGAGACGGCGAGTTCCTCGGCACCGTCGACGCGGAGACCATGAACCGGATCTCCGCCGCCCTGCGCGTCACCCTGGACCTCCACTGA
- a CDS encoding type II toxin-antitoxin system CcdA family antitoxin yields MSTRTRTTVSLPADLVAHARAASGGNLSAYVEHALRAQQLRDAAPAVRAWRERAANDTEELADVFGEDVA; encoded by the coding sequence ATGAGCACTCGTACGCGTACCACGGTCAGCCTGCCGGCCGATCTCGTCGCCCATGCCCGCGCCGCCTCCGGCGGCAATCTGTCGGCCTACGTCGAGCACGCGCTCAGGGCCCAGCAGCTGCGCGACGCGGCCCCCGCCGTACGGGCCTGGCGCGAGCGGGCCGCGAACGACACCGAAGAGCTCGCCGACGTCTTCGGCGAGGACGTCGCGTGA
- a CDS encoding DUF4440 domain-containing protein, with amino-acid sequence MSKAEIDGVAAEFFSAFDNRGGKAADVDRVRRLVVPGGVLIKAGPEFTVYTVEEFIEPRQQLLAEGRLVNFNEWETSERTKTVGAIASRFSEYRKSGILDGVPFEGGGTKTMQFVLTPDGWRIAAVSWCDRP; translated from the coding sequence ATGTCCAAGGCCGAGATCGACGGCGTCGCCGCCGAGTTCTTCAGTGCGTTCGACAACAGGGGCGGCAAGGCCGCAGATGTGGATCGGGTCCGCCGACTGGTAGTGCCTGGGGGCGTCCTCATCAAGGCAGGGCCGGAGTTCACGGTGTACACCGTGGAGGAGTTCATCGAGCCACGCCAACAACTGCTGGCCGAGGGCCGACTGGTGAACTTCAACGAGTGGGAGACTTCGGAGCGCACCAAGACCGTTGGCGCCATCGCATCGCGGTTCAGCGAGTACCGGAAGTCCGGGATCCTCGACGGCGTGCCCTTCGAGGGCGGCGGGACGAAGACGATGCAGTTCGTACTCACCCCGGATGGCTGGCGGATCGCTGCGGTCTCCTGGTGCGACCGGCCATGA
- a CDS encoding type IV secretory system conjugative DNA transfer family protein, whose translation MSQRPGGGGASDLSDGTLLAVYAAGLAAMVGVSVLLAGPLAAVLSGLGWAARTSGVVLAVLGALIHGPGAAFSPAPPAWLFYLLFALLMAALMLLVVKLVSLIRFNHTGGAQWGGTKIERRLAAPQDAPQRSGRITAGRGMRTNKLVATQPNISATVFGVPGSSKTTGLVLPNAAEWQGPLVVTTTKAADLDVIYARRSALGPVWVIAPAGIPGRETNHWSPVDYCTDAKSAERMAAWMAEASASGDDKRAAPWVDQARNVLKGVLLAAKLNGGGVNDMRRWLSLGKDAVDHVRAVLLAHDYQETADDYASPWLRLHEDGIGSIQFTLNVLARVYADEEVRETSSKTDFTVEELLDRNGTVCLIASEADAERFAPLLTSLVASIIHGAEARYNSTGVPLDPALGVMVDEAGNMLRYPRLPNILTTGRGMGISLLTVWHDLSQLRDRLGQQKANTVLSASGMRMLLPGCGDLETLRYFSGLYGRTEVRRESTTRGRGGDHSTQVSIAEVDLAPVHALQQLPEFTAIAQYTNLPPVKVKMRLTFRDKDLKELLAAPAPTRTSLKKNPPTGTTPLEAADV comes from the coding sequence ATGTCCCAACGACCGGGCGGGGGCGGCGCGAGCGATCTGTCCGACGGCACCCTCCTCGCTGTCTACGCGGCCGGGCTGGCGGCCATGGTGGGCGTATCGGTGCTGCTGGCCGGGCCGCTGGCCGCGGTGCTGAGCGGTCTGGGATGGGCCGCCCGCACCTCCGGGGTTGTCCTCGCGGTGCTGGGTGCCCTGATCCACGGCCCCGGTGCCGCGTTCAGCCCGGCCCCGCCGGCCTGGCTCTTCTACCTGCTCTTCGCACTGCTGATGGCGGCGCTGATGCTATTGGTGGTCAAGCTGGTGTCCCTGATCAGGTTCAACCACACCGGCGGTGCGCAGTGGGGCGGGACGAAGATCGAGCGGAGGCTGGCCGCTCCCCAGGACGCGCCCCAGCGATCCGGGCGGATCACGGCGGGCCGTGGGATGCGCACCAACAAGCTCGTCGCCACGCAGCCGAACATCTCCGCCACCGTCTTCGGCGTCCCCGGCAGCAGCAAGACGACCGGGCTGGTGCTGCCCAACGCCGCCGAGTGGCAGGGCCCGCTGGTGGTCACCACGACCAAGGCGGCCGACCTCGATGTCATCTACGCCCGGCGCAGCGCGCTGGGCCCGGTCTGGGTGATCGCCCCGGCCGGTATCCCCGGCCGCGAGACGAACCACTGGTCTCCCGTCGATTACTGCACCGACGCCAAGTCCGCCGAGCGAATGGCCGCCTGGATGGCCGAAGCCTCCGCCTCCGGCGACGACAAACGCGCCGCCCCCTGGGTCGACCAGGCCCGCAACGTCCTCAAGGGCGTACTGCTGGCGGCAAAACTGAACGGTGGCGGTGTCAACGACATGCGCCGCTGGCTGTCGCTGGGCAAGGACGCCGTCGACCACGTACGCGCGGTCCTGCTGGCCCACGACTACCAGGAGACGGCCGACGACTACGCCTCCCCCTGGCTGCGGCTGCACGAGGACGGCATCGGATCCATCCAGTTCACCCTGAACGTCCTTGCCCGGGTCTACGCCGATGAGGAAGTACGCGAGACCAGCTCGAAAACCGATTTCACCGTCGAGGAACTGCTCGACCGCAACGGCACCGTGTGCCTGATCGCCTCCGAGGCCGACGCAGAACGCTTCGCACCGCTGCTGACCTCCCTGGTCGCCTCGATCATCCACGGCGCCGAGGCGCGCTACAACTCCACCGGCGTCCCGCTCGACCCCGCCCTGGGCGTGATGGTCGACGAGGCGGGCAACATGCTGCGCTACCCGCGGCTGCCCAACATCCTCACCACCGGCCGCGGCATGGGCATCAGCCTACTGACCGTCTGGCACGACCTGTCCCAGCTGCGCGACCGCCTCGGCCAGCAGAAGGCCAACACGGTGCTGTCCGCCTCCGGCATGCGCATGCTGCTGCCCGGCTGCGGCGACCTGGAGACACTGCGCTACTTCTCCGGCCTGTACGGACGCACCGAAGTACGCCGCGAGTCGACCACCCGGGGCCGCGGCGGCGACCACTCCACCCAGGTGTCCATCGCCGAGGTCGACCTGGCACCGGTCCACGCACTCCAGCAGCTCCCCGAGTTCACCGCCATCGCGCAGTACACCAACCTGCCCCCGGTCAAGGTGAAGATGCGGCTGACCTTCCGCGACAAGGACCTGAAGGAGCTCCTGGCCGCGCCCGCGCCGACCCGGACGTCCCTGAAGAAGAACCCACCGACCGGCACGACCCCTTTGGAGGCCGCTGATGTCTGA
- a CDS encoding SCO6880 family protein, which yields MTTTEPATYSGWQSERSGFIGNLSGPGFALVAAACVFALIPLYIHSLSSALFALPVAAVLLLLAYGRVLGLTADQWIVLAVRHQFAVATSKNLFFSGIFAPRTKDGQQPMDLPGTLARLHLLEAPDGLGGQLGLMHNPVDHTYTAVCRLSHSGLALVDTARQNNRVGAWAAFLRSHCKEDGAITRIAVHQRSLPDDGAALRSWTERHISEDAPAPAVKALDQLMAGAGPAATIRETYLAVTLSAFRARLAIKGAGGGQRGAAAVLVRELNAMQPALSSAGLQVAEWLTPRGVAQTIRTAYDPEAHVMLAERNEVAATVAGWQGTSRGVAPELAGPAAAEAQWGVYRHDGAWTVSYQVRGFPQSPVYATFLQPLLRPRPNARRSMSITYEPVGPAKARKELAREKTKRDAARGLRAKTGRSESEDERREAMTARAQDMARAAGHGVLRLTALVAVTVLDLDELEIACADLQADASAAGLELRRVWGAQDDAFAASALPLGQGLPERRVGI from the coding sequence GTGACGACCACCGAGCCTGCCACGTACAGCGGTTGGCAGTCGGAACGCAGCGGGTTCATCGGGAATCTGAGCGGGCCCGGATTCGCGCTGGTCGCGGCGGCCTGCGTCTTCGCCCTGATCCCGCTCTACATCCACTCTCTCTCCAGTGCGCTCTTCGCCCTTCCGGTGGCGGCCGTGCTCCTGCTGCTCGCGTACGGACGCGTGCTGGGGCTGACAGCCGACCAGTGGATCGTCCTCGCAGTAAGGCACCAGTTCGCCGTGGCCACCAGCAAAAACCTGTTCTTCTCCGGCATCTTCGCCCCCCGCACCAAGGACGGGCAGCAGCCCATGGACCTGCCGGGAACGCTCGCCCGGCTGCATCTGCTCGAGGCCCCCGACGGCCTGGGCGGACAGCTGGGCCTCATGCACAACCCCGTCGACCACACCTACACCGCCGTATGCCGCCTCTCCCACTCCGGGCTGGCGCTGGTCGACACCGCGCGGCAGAACAACCGGGTCGGCGCCTGGGCGGCGTTCCTGCGCAGCCACTGCAAAGAAGACGGGGCAATCACCCGGATCGCCGTTCACCAGCGCTCCCTCCCGGACGACGGCGCCGCGCTGCGCTCCTGGACGGAGCGGCACATATCCGAAGACGCCCCGGCACCGGCGGTGAAGGCCCTGGACCAGCTGATGGCGGGCGCCGGGCCGGCGGCCACCATCCGGGAGACGTATCTGGCCGTGACCCTCTCGGCCTTCCGCGCCCGGCTGGCCATCAAGGGCGCGGGCGGCGGACAGCGCGGCGCGGCCGCCGTGCTGGTGCGGGAACTCAACGCCATGCAGCCCGCACTGAGCAGTGCGGGGCTCCAGGTCGCCGAGTGGCTCACCCCGCGCGGGGTGGCGCAGACGATCCGCACCGCCTACGACCCGGAAGCCCATGTGATGCTCGCCGAGCGCAACGAGGTGGCGGCCACCGTTGCCGGGTGGCAGGGCACCTCCCGCGGTGTCGCCCCGGAGCTGGCCGGCCCGGCGGCGGCCGAGGCCCAGTGGGGCGTCTACCGGCACGACGGTGCGTGGACGGTCAGCTACCAGGTGCGCGGCTTTCCGCAGAGCCCGGTGTACGCGACGTTCCTCCAGCCGCTGCTGCGGCCCCGGCCCAACGCCCGGCGTTCGATGTCGATCACCTACGAGCCCGTCGGCCCGGCCAAGGCACGCAAAGAGCTGGCCAGGGAGAAGACCAAACGGGACGCGGCCCGCGGGCTGCGGGCCAAGACCGGCCGGTCGGAGAGCGAGGACGAGCGGCGCGAGGCGATGACCGCACGCGCCCAGGACATGGCCCGCGCTGCCGGCCATGGCGTGCTGCGGCTCACCGCACTGGTCGCCGTCACGGTCCTCGACCTGGACGAGCTGGAGATCGCGTGCGCCGATCTCCAGGCGGACGCCTCGGCCGCGGGGCTGGAGCTGCGCCGGGTGTGGGGCGCGCAGGACGACGCCTTCGCGGCGTCCGCGCTGCCGCTCGGCCAGGGGCTGCCGGAGCGGCGGGTGGGCATCTGA
- a CDS encoding peptidoglycan DD-metalloendopeptidase family protein: MGTIRLLWILGGAAVAFVLALALGVVLLLVVSQSKDDGHGGDTELAAGTLKVGKSGVPSAYAGLIQKAAADCEAGLSAGVLAAQLKQESNFDPKAGSPVGAQGIAQFMPGTWKTWGRGGDVWDPKDAIPAQGRFMCSLLRKAKNPAKYPNDCPRETVKHPSEYNGSPTELALAGYNAGWCAVDRFAGVPPKSFAKGETYKYVKIIMGSVAELTGPGGELSTSGWARPVDGPLGTPYHQRGGAWSSGMHTGIDFTVPTGTSVKAAGSGTVHMAGEGGAYGNQVVIRHSDGTYSQYGHLSKLSVSAGQDVKGGQKIGLSGATGNVSGPHLHFEIRNGPEYGSDIDPASYLRKRGVKL; encoded by the coding sequence TTGGGCACCATTCGTTTGCTGTGGATCCTTGGTGGCGCGGCGGTGGCGTTCGTCCTTGCTCTGGCACTCGGCGTCGTGCTCCTCCTGGTGGTGTCCCAGAGCAAGGACGACGGACACGGGGGTGACACCGAATTGGCAGCAGGCACCTTGAAGGTCGGGAAGAGCGGTGTGCCGAGCGCCTACGCAGGGCTGATCCAAAAAGCCGCCGCCGACTGCGAGGCCGGGCTGTCGGCGGGTGTTCTGGCCGCGCAGTTGAAGCAGGAGTCGAACTTCGACCCCAAAGCCGGATCGCCCGTGGGGGCCCAGGGGATAGCCCAGTTCATGCCGGGCACCTGGAAGACCTGGGGGCGGGGCGGGGACGTCTGGGACCCCAAGGACGCGATACCGGCACAGGGCAGGTTCATGTGCTCACTGCTGAGGAAGGCCAAGAACCCCGCCAAGTACCCCAACGATTGCCCGAGGGAGACCGTCAAGCACCCCTCGGAGTACAACGGCTCCCCGACCGAGTTGGCACTGGCGGGCTACAACGCGGGGTGGTGCGCCGTTGATCGTTTCGCGGGTGTACCCCCCAAGTCGTTCGCGAAGGGCGAGACCTACAAGTATGTGAAGATCATTATGGGCAGTGTCGCGGAGCTGACCGGCCCTGGTGGTGAGCTGTCCACCTCCGGGTGGGCCCGGCCCGTGGACGGCCCGCTCGGGACCCCGTACCACCAGCGCGGCGGCGCCTGGTCCAGTGGTATGCACACGGGCATCGACTTCACCGTCCCGACGGGGACCTCCGTCAAGGCAGCCGGATCCGGCACCGTGCATATGGCCGGTGAGGGCGGTGCGTACGGCAACCAGGTCGTCATCAGGCACTCGGACGGCACGTACAGCCAGTACGGCCACCTCTCCAAGCTCTCTGTCTCCGCCGGTCAGGACGTCAAGGGAGGGCAGAAGATCGGCCTCTCCGGCGCCACGGGGAACGTATCCGGCCCGCACCTGCACTTCGAGATCCGCAACGGCCCGGAGTACGGCTCAGACATCGACCCGGCCTCCTACCTGCGCAAGCGAGGGGTGAAGCTATGA
- a CDS encoding DUF5710 domain-containing protein, which translates to MARFWLDVPFAEKDEAKAQGARWDPAARRWFAPRPGMPGLERWAALPDLPALLPGEDREFRPGLFVDLIPRSCWFTNVRSCVAPRDWERLRRMITTRARQRCEACGQGEDRTARRWLEAHERWEYDEERGVQQLRRLVCLCTTCHTVTHFGLAEVNGRRSAALAHLQSVTGMPEAAAERHVRAAFALWRTRSARAWRLDLSMLTGAGITVTPPPSAPEREQAAWQTARQERATGAAAAPPATARPAAPSPEVPKAPLARTVSEEELARALDTVFSRPAPGGGPQWITVPRWQWFCHMCDTHVRPPDIAVASVTETSPDYWQIVCRPCEWAHLVDDFALAGPVHQAVLAAAAEALDTPHSAATWDPDERRFRTVTGRLTDGRQERKPLT; encoded by the coding sequence ATGGCCCGCTTCTGGCTGGACGTGCCCTTCGCGGAGAAGGACGAGGCCAAGGCACAGGGAGCCCGCTGGGACCCGGCGGCCAGACGCTGGTTCGCACCGCGGCCGGGAATGCCGGGCCTGGAGCGGTGGGCAGCGCTGCCGGACCTTCCCGCCCTGCTCCCCGGCGAGGACCGGGAATTCAGACCCGGGCTGTTCGTGGACCTCATCCCGCGCTCGTGCTGGTTCACCAACGTCCGCTCATGCGTGGCCCCCCGCGACTGGGAAAGGCTGCGGCGCATGATCACCACAAGGGCCCGGCAGCGGTGCGAGGCGTGCGGGCAGGGCGAGGACCGCACGGCACGACGGTGGCTCGAAGCCCACGAACGCTGGGAGTACGACGAAGAACGCGGAGTGCAGCAGCTGCGGCGGCTGGTGTGCCTGTGCACCACCTGCCACACCGTCACCCACTTCGGACTGGCCGAGGTCAACGGCCGACGGAGTGCTGCCCTGGCCCATCTGCAGTCCGTCACCGGGATGCCGGAAGCCGCGGCGGAACGCCACGTGCGGGCCGCGTTCGCACTGTGGCGCACGCGCTCGGCCCGCGCGTGGAGGCTGGATCTGAGCATGCTCACCGGCGCGGGCATCACCGTGACTCCCCCGCCCTCGGCCCCCGAACGGGAACAGGCGGCGTGGCAGACCGCACGGCAGGAACGGGCTACCGGAGCAGCCGCTGCTCCCCCTGCCACCGCCCGGCCCGCAGCCCCCTCACCCGAGGTACCGAAGGCACCCCTGGCGCGGACAGTGAGCGAGGAGGAGCTCGCCCGCGCGCTGGACACCGTCTTCAGCCGGCCGGCCCCCGGAGGCGGACCGCAGTGGATCACCGTGCCGCGGTGGCAGTGGTTCTGCCACATGTGCGACACCCACGTCAGGCCGCCGGACATCGCGGTCGCGTCGGTGACCGAGACCTCCCCGGACTACTGGCAGATCGTGTGCCGGCCCTGCGAATGGGCCCACCTGGTGGACGACTTCGCCCTGGCCGGACCGGTGCACCAGGCAGTGCTGGCAGCGGCGGCCGAAGCGCTGGACACCCCGCACAGCGCGGCCACCTGGGACCCGGACGAACGGCGCTTCCGCACCGTGACCGGCCGACTCACCGACGGGCGCCAGGAGCGCAAGCCACTGACCTGA
- a CDS encoding GNAT family N-acetyltransferase: MAGRDREAWRRAVDGLVVRTGRKDDLPELVRIYNHYVTHSIITFDTQPVTVESRLQWFEGFSDTGPHQLFVATADDRVLGCATSSPYRTHPAFEQTVELGVYVDPDARAAGIGSALYRTLIETLRSQPVHVALAGIALPNDASVALHRKFGFTDVGTFDEYAAKNGGYISSVWMQLRLPPSG, from the coding sequence ATGGCAGGAAGAGACCGCGAGGCCTGGCGTCGTGCCGTCGACGGGCTGGTAGTGCGCACCGGACGCAAAGATGATCTTCCCGAGCTGGTGCGGATCTACAACCACTACGTCACCCATTCGATCATCACCTTCGATACCCAACCGGTCACGGTAGAGAGCCGCTTGCAGTGGTTCGAGGGATTCTCCGACACGGGCCCGCACCAGCTGTTTGTGGCCACTGCCGACGATCGGGTACTCGGGTGTGCCACAAGCAGTCCCTACCGGACGCATCCGGCCTTCGAGCAAACGGTTGAACTGGGCGTCTACGTGGATCCCGATGCGCGGGCCGCTGGGATTGGTTCGGCCCTGTACCGCACCCTCATCGAAACGCTGCGCTCGCAGCCGGTCCATGTCGCGCTGGCTGGGATCGCACTTCCCAATGATGCTTCGGTGGCTCTGCACCGTAAGTTCGGCTTCACCGACGTGGGCACCTTCGACGAGTACGCCGCGAAGAACGGCGGTTACATCAGCTCAGTCTGGATGCAACTGCGCCTGCCCCCTTCGGGCTGA
- a CDS encoding type VI secretion protein — MGLFSRDLKDDSLLKAEAVADLIAPGGQSEAPAPARQLSAREQRRARLLEDPEAAMRVAPRKGWNQPLAGRAASLNKADVFRSDTGRVSGIYPFLHGASLPSIGVYIGWNTLTQQAFSAHPTAWVSEGLCTNPNVMITGIPGSGKSAHIKALAFRMMALGHRTLIAGDVKGEYRELCRHLGVEPVRLGPGMPGRLNPLDAGPLGQELEKTASREEYTAGLKEIHRRRLTLLKALLELQLRRNLVPQEEECLDVAVREVTGELYGQDRLRIPTLPLVYEKLKDPTTQMAAEMRVRGDDVQLAREQMASLRAALGGMITGHLAGLFDKETSIGLDWDAPIQSVDVSALESYGDDTIAMVLTCVSSWAQSAIDRPGNRPWLVIRDELWRQMRSGGAAMVRKIDADLRLSRASGTIQVLATHRLSDFEAVGAAGSEAVAIAKDLIASCETRIQLAQDTAPLNLTREAIGLTDAECDLIASWGAGQRGRALWKVGRGSGHAVQLMLSHIEEKLFETDERMVM, encoded by the coding sequence ATGGGGCTCTTCAGCCGTGACCTCAAGGACGACAGCCTGCTGAAGGCCGAGGCCGTGGCGGATCTGATCGCCCCCGGTGGGCAGTCCGAAGCCCCGGCCCCCGCCCGGCAGCTCAGCGCCCGCGAACAGCGCCGGGCCCGGCTGCTGGAGGACCCGGAGGCCGCCATGCGGGTGGCCCCGCGCAAGGGGTGGAACCAGCCCCTCGCGGGACGGGCCGCCTCCCTCAACAAGGCAGACGTCTTCCGCTCCGACACCGGGCGGGTCAGCGGCATCTACCCATTCCTGCACGGTGCCTCGCTGCCGTCGATCGGGGTGTACATCGGCTGGAACACCCTCACCCAGCAGGCGTTCAGCGCCCACCCGACCGCATGGGTCAGCGAGGGACTGTGCACCAACCCCAACGTGATGATCACCGGGATCCCGGGCTCCGGAAAGAGCGCGCACATCAAGGCCCTGGCCTTCCGCATGATGGCGCTCGGGCACCGCACGCTGATCGCGGGCGACGTCAAGGGCGAATACCGGGAGCTGTGCCGGCACCTGGGAGTCGAGCCCGTCCGGCTCGGCCCCGGCATGCCCGGCCGGCTCAACCCGCTGGACGCGGGCCCGCTCGGCCAGGAGCTGGAGAAGACCGCCAGCCGTGAGGAGTACACAGCCGGGCTCAAGGAGATCCACCGCCGCCGCCTGACACTGCTGAAAGCGCTGCTGGAACTCCAGCTGCGGCGCAACCTCGTCCCGCAGGAAGAGGAGTGCCTGGATGTCGCCGTACGGGAGGTGACCGGCGAGCTGTACGGGCAGGACCGGCTGCGGATACCGACCCTCCCGCTGGTCTACGAGAAGCTCAAGGACCCCACCACGCAGATGGCCGCCGAGATGCGGGTGCGTGGCGACGACGTCCAGCTCGCCCGCGAACAGATGGCCTCGCTCCGGGCCGCCCTCGGCGGGATGATCACCGGTCATCTGGCGGGACTGTTCGACAAGGAGACCTCGATCGGCCTCGACTGGGACGCCCCGATCCAGTCCGTCGACGTCTCCGCGCTGGAGTCGTACGGGGACGACACGATCGCCATGGTGCTCACCTGCGTCTCCTCCTGGGCGCAGAGTGCGATCGACCGCCCCGGTAACCGCCCGTGGCTGGTGATCCGCGACGAGCTGTGGCGTCAGATGCGCAGCGGCGGGGCGGCCATGGTCCGCAAGATCGACGCGGACCTGCGGCTGAGCCGGGCAAGCGGCACCATCCAAGTGCTGGCCACCCACCGGCTGTCCGACTTCGAGGCGGTGGGCGCGGCCGGCTCCGAGGCGGTGGCCATCGCCAAGGACCTGATCGCCAGCTGCGAGACCCGTATCCAGCTCGCCCAGGACACCGCACCGCTCAATCTCACTCGTGAGGCCATCGGCCTCACCGACGCGGAGTGCGATCTGATCGCCTCCTGGGGCGCGGGCCAGCGGGGCCGGGCCCTGTGGAAGGTGGGCCGCGGCAGCGGGCATGCGGTGCAGCTGATGCTCTCCCACATCGAGGAGAAGCTGTTCGAGACCGACGAGCGGATGGTGATGTGA